From a single Mycosarcoma maydis chromosome 2, whole genome shotgun sequence genomic region:
- a CDS encoding uncharacterized protein (related to Oxidoreductase): MAPTAVSAGPSASAIHSKNASSQQSLSSFSDYHLDYRLWNASEPTSESSQRFIASLRLAMVGIGFFYLHGTPLDARRNAMFDLVSRFFQLPLEQRLKIDMDNSRHFRGYCKFGDERTQQKQDLRDQVDYAPQVEPVTDKQLLDKYPFLNLYGPNQFVDDEVCEGHRRIVLEWFEAAEEVSNQLTRAIELALGVQEGELSQFLTGKTKFRGGDAQLDGLGPLPYARMKTIRYPTGVAVDGITRKDPSSTQGVGAHKDSGWLTLLAPSAQVGGLEGQDFSGSWLSIPHVDGSIIVNFGQQVEFLTNGIVQAATHRVVSNPNGTQDRFSVAFFSSPALNTYLKPLDSRRFSKELVEAWKTAESKRSGGDIISDVPKGDLFARADEPFGWINWRGLVRSHPGVVNAFYRDSVS, from the coding sequence ATGGCGCCAACCGCAGTATCGGCTGGTCCTTCAGCGAGCGCGATCCACAGCAAGAATGCATCGAGCCAGCAGTCACTCTCTTCGTTCTCAGATTATCACCTCGACTATCGTCTGTGGAACGCTTCCGAACCCACATCTGAATCTTCACAACGTTTCATAGCCTCGCTGCGGTTGGCCATGGTTGGGATTGGATTCTTCTATCTACACGGTACTCCACTGGACGCTAGACGCAACGCAATGTTCGACCTAGTCTCGCGCTTCTTTCAACTTCCACTCGAACAAAGACTCAAGATTGATATGGATAATAGTCGTCATTTTCGCGGCTACTGCAAATTTGGTGACGAGCGAacgcagcagaagcaggaTCTGAGGGATCAAGTCGACTACGCACCGCAAGTGGAGCCAGTGACGGACAAGCAGTTGTTGGACAAGTATCCTTTTCTGAATCTGTACGGACCGAACCAATttgttgacgacgaggtcTGCGAAGGACATAGGAGGATAGTGTTGGAATGGTtcgaagcagccgaagaGGTGTCAAATCAATTGACGAGGGCGATTGAACTAGCGTTGGGAGTGCAAGAGGGAGAGCTATCACAGTTCTTGACTGGCAAGACCAAGTTCAGAGGTGGTGATGCTCAACTCGATGGCTTGGGGCCGTTGCCTTACGCAAGAATGAAGACAATTCGCTATCCGACCGGCGTCGCTGTGGACGGTATTACCCGCAAAGACCCTTCCAGCACGCAAGGCGTAGGTGCCCACAAAGACAGCGGTTGGCTCACGCTGCTAGCTCCGTCCGCCCAAGTTGGTGGTCTGGAAGGACAAGACTTCTCCGGTTCCTGGCTCAGCATCCCCCacgtcgatggcagcatCATTGTCAATTTCGGTCAACAAGTCGAATTCCTTACCAACGGCATCGTTCAAGCTGCTACCCACCGTGTTGTGTCCAACCCCAATGGCACTCAGGACAGGTTTTCCGTCGCCTTTTTCAGTAGTCCCGCTCTCAACACATATCTCAAGCCCTTGGATTCACGCAGATTCAGTAAAGAGCTGGTCGAAGCCTGGAAGACGGCAGAATCAAAGAGGAGCGGGGGGGATATCATCAGTGATGTTCCAAAGGGCGATCTGTTTGCAAGAGCCGATGAGCCATTTGGTTGGATCAATTGGAGAGGGTTAGTCAGGAGTCATCCCGGTGTCGTGAACGCTTTCTACCGCGACTCTGTATCATAG
- a CDS encoding putative alpha-1,2-mannosyltransferase codes for MASGFLDALLRRPQRLILLVTLFLFVLVFSTYVSFSANGVQNFRDRLNSLPAFASPWQASSKGTPSFPAPSSVADMYTHNPGTPSSIDELSKWAQKGDDGNLYPPTFIPQMANQGPRAKAGFIVLVRNAELLGMRESMRDVEEKFNRKYGYPWIFLNNEPFTEEFKRGVRQMTRSECRFGLILKEHWGYPDWISQEKAAETRVKMKDVIYGSSESYRHMCRYQSGFFFRHNLTLDLDYYWRVEPGIKLYCDLDYDPFVFMQMNNKTYGFTMALYEYKETVPTLWSETQKFFAQHPEHLAKDPSYHFLGDHPEQGIQDTWVGAHYWSNFEIGDLRFWRSKTYLDYFEWLDKAGGFFYERWGDAPVHSIAVSLLLDRSRLHFFDDIGYFHNPWNHCPANRKKYHDTGRCNCDPKQSFDNEGYSCLPRWWKGSPEGYPK; via the coding sequence ATGGCTTCTGGATTCCTCGACGCCCTTTTGCGTCGCCCGCAGAGGCTGATTCTGCTCGTCACCCTCTTCCTtttcgtcctcgtctttTCGACCTACGTCTCCTTCTCTGCAAATGGCGTTCAAAATTTCCGCGATCGCTTGAACTCGCTTCCTGCCTTCGCCAGCCCATGGCAGGCTTCCAGCAAAGGCACACCGTCTTTCCCGGCACCGAGTTCGGTCGCTGATATGTACACTCACAACCCTGGTACGCCTTCCTCGATTGACGAGTTGTCGAAATGGGCGCAGAAGGGAGACGACGGCAACCTGTATCCTCCTACATTTATCCCACAGATGGCTAACCAAGGTCCACGCGCCAAAGCTGGCTTTATCGTCCTCGTTCGAAACGCCGAACTCTTAGGCATGCGCGAATCTATGCGAGACGTTGAAGAAAAGTTCAATCGCAAGTATGGCTACCCTTGGATCTTTCTCAACAACGAGCCCTTCACCGAAGAATTCAAGCGAGGTGTTCGCCAGATGACCCGCAGCGAATGTCGATTCGGCTTGATCCTCAAGGAGCACTGGGGCTATCCCGACTGGATCAGCCAGGAGAAGGCCGCAGAGACTCGCGTCAAGATGAAAGATGTCATCTACGGCTCATCGGAAAGCTACCGCCACATGTGCCGATACCAGTCTGGATTCTTCTTCCGCCACAACCTCACGCTCGATCTGGACTACTATTGGCGTGTCGAGCCAGGTATCAAGCTCTATTGCGATCTCGACTACGATCCTTTCGTCTTTATGCAGATGAACAACAAGACTTATGGCTTCACCATGGCGCTCTACGAGTACAAAGAGACTGTGCCGACATTGTGGTCCGAGACGCAGAAGTTCTTCGCCCAGCATCCCGAGCACCTCGCCAAGGATCCAAGTTATCACTTCTTGGGCGACCACCCGGAGCAAGGCATTCAAGATACATGGGTCGGCGCCCACTATTGGTCCAACTTTGAAATCGGCGACCTTCGTTTCTGGCGATCCAAGACGTACCTCGACTATTTTGAATGGCTCGACAAAGCAGGAGGATTCTTCTACGAGCGATGGGGAGACGCGCCCGTTCATTCCATTGCTGTTTctctcctcctcgatcgaAGCCGACTTCACTTTTTCGATGATATTGGCTACTTCCACAATCCGTGGAATCACTGTCCCGCCAATCGCAAAAAGTACCATGACACGGGTCGATGCAATTGTGATCCCAAGCAGTCGTTTGATAATGAGGGATACTCTTGTCTGCCCAGGTGGTGGAAAGGCTCTCCGGAGGGCTATCCAAAGTGA
- a CDS encoding snoRNA-binding rRNA-processing protein DIP2 (related to DIP2 - Dom34p-interacting protein), with amino-acid sequence MVRSYLRHEPTSAFGLICSASANSILDPDTKTAFVPALEDVLVWDVRRSTLIATWHEIGHRSKVTSLARSPTDPDTFAVGYEDGSIRLWSAETNSTSVTFNGHKKAVVALTFDSQGLRIASASLDTDIILWDLVAETGLYRLRGHRDAVTAIAFVLLPSVSHNSDGPSSSNGIHVEPSASGYLLSTSKDGLLKLWDLSLQHCVETVVHGSNEIWSLAVSQDVPLAMQAYARSQHTEDDDEDTNDRNANVDGGALVLTGSSDGDLKVWEISSGALSRGLTAVNDSVHDRTEKLIVLKGSIALSGKHRVTQIEFCGVPKRTGRAALAASSTGQGYIAVSSTDKAVQIFRLRSTQEMAKKLERRRKRNKEKADKRRANEGATPTTPYPASDPAQDQVTWTDRIEPYTSVRPLAGKLKSFSLVTPRSGSAASSKFGLSVLCALTSNALEIYSVPSPPRSKAEKANPIEPVLASALEVPGHRSDIRAVALSSDDNLLASACGAGQLKIWNVNTGRCIRTFTCGYALSVAWLPGDQHVLVGCKDGTLRSFDVRAGIAVETLDAHQGPLWSVAVQPDGLGCVSASADKEVKFWEFEMQVPEDDSDSDSNTHVDDKLGEANGSKKAQPPPQLVLVHVRTLKMTDDVLCARFSPNGKLLALSLLDNTVKVFFADSLKFFLSLYGHKLPVLSLDISSDSKLCVTVSADKNVKIWGLDFGDCHKSIFAHNESIMGVCFEHGMQGGGLMGGRHGESHHFWTVGKDGLLKHWDGDNFQMIQQLEGHHGEVWAVAPGHTGKLVVTAGADRSIRTWEKTDEPLFLEEEREREMERAFESAGQSTRDDERAIGELADGADPDAAATAGASGPEATAVSKSTRETMMAGERLVEALETADADIAARTASRAAGQAEPAYHALITAEFESSHSRSTVDEDISAQKYVLRVVEKILPAQLDDALLVLPFDKVVSLLTYLDYWARKEWSIPLVSRILFFLLRTHHHQIVANRVMRPTLLDLKSHLKQALATQKATIGFNLAALKFIKAQHIAAKTSEIYERQGLDVDEEEIKRRIEANAARKRKIRVA; translated from the coding sequence ATGGTTCGTTCCTACCTCCGACACGAGCCAACGTCTGCTTTTGGACTCATCTGCTCAGCCTctgccaactcgatccTAGATCCCGACACCAAAACTGCGTTCGTACCCGCCTTAGAAGATGTTCTCGTATGGGATGTACGACGAAGCACTCTGATCGCTACCTGGCACGAAATCGGTCATCGATCCAAAGTGACATCTCTAGCAAGGTCGCCTACGGATCCCGACACTTTTGCCGTTGGCTATGAAGACGGAAGCATCCGATTGTGGTCTGCCGAGACCAACTCAACCTCTGTTACTTTCAATGGACACAAAAAAGCTGTTGTTGCCCTTACTTTTGACAGTCAAGGTCTGCGCATCGCCAGTGCAAGTCTCGACACCGACATTATCCTCTGGGATCTTGTAGCCGAGACCGGCTTGTATCGTCTGCGTGGTCATCGCGATGCTGTCACAGCAATCGCCTTTGTTCTGCTTCCATCGGTCTCGCACAACTCAGACGGTCCATCTTCCTCGAATGGAATACATGTCGAACCCAGCGCGTCCGGCTACCTGCTTAGCACGTCCAAAGATGGACTCTTGAAGTTGTGGGATCTATCGCTCCAACATTGTGTCGAAACCGTCGTTCACGGATCCAATGAAATCTGGAGCTTGGCGGTCTCGCAGGATGTACCGCTCGCCATGCAGGCGTACGCAAGGAGTCAACATaccgaggacgatgacgaggacaCCAACGATCGTAATGCCAATGTGGATGGCGGCGCTCTCGTCCTTACTGGAAGTTCCGACGGCGACCTCAAAGTGTGGGAAATATCTTCTGGTGCTCTTTCGCGCGGTCTTACGGCTGTGAACGATTCGGTTCACGACAGGACCGAAAAGTTGATTGTGCTCAAGGGGTCCATTGCACTTTCGGGAAAGCACCGCGTCACTCAAATCGAGTTTTGTGGCGTGCCCAAGCGCACGGGTAGAGCTGCCTTGGCTGCCTCATCGACCGGGCAGGGCTATATCGCTGTCTCGAGTACCGACAAGGCTGTCCAAATCTTCCGACTGCGCTCGACACAGGAGATGGCTAAAAAATTGGAGCGTCGCCGGAAGCGTAACAAAGAAAAGGCCGACAAAAGGCGAGCCAACGAAGGTGCAACTCCAACCACACCATATCCTGCATCTGACCCGGCACAAGATCAAGTGACTTGGACTGACCGGATCGAGCCCTACACCAGTGTTCGACCCTTAGCAggcaagctcaagagcTTCTCACTCGTCACGCCTCGTTCTGGCTCCGCAGCTTCCAGCAAGTTTGGGCTCAGCGTCCTTTGCGCGCTCACCTCTAACGCTCTTGAGATCTACAGCGTGCCATCTCCGCCGCGTTCCAAAGCGGAAAAGGCCAATCCGATTGAACCTGTTCTTGCCAGCGCACTCGAAGTGCCCGGACACCGATCCGACATCCGTGCTGTCGCTCTTTCCTCTGACGACAACTTGCTCGCTTCGGCGTGTGGTGCAGGTCAGCTCAAGATCTGGAATGTCAACACAGGTCGTTGCATCCGAACGTTTACATGCGGGTATGCATTGTCGGTAGCATGGCTACCTGGCGATCAACACGTCTTGGTCGGATGTAAAGATGGTACGCTTCGCAGCTTTGATGTTCGAGCTGGTATCGCCGTAGAGACGCTCGACGCGCACCAGGGTCCCCTATGGAGTGTCGCCGTCCAACCAGATGGTCTTGGCTGCGTCTCTGCGAGCGCCGATAAGGAGGTCAAATTCTGGGAGTTTGAAATGCAGGTTCCCGAagacgacagcgacagcgacagcaacacccacgtcgacgacaagTTGGGCGAAGCAAATGGCTCAAAGAAAGCTCAGCCCCCGCCTcaactcgtcctcgtccatgTACGAACCCTCAAGATGACGGATGACGTGCTCTGCGCTCGATTCTCACCCAACGGCAAGCTCCTTGCcttgtcgctgctcgacaacACGGTCAAAGTATTCTTTGCCGATTCGCTCAAATTCTTCCTCTCACTCTACGGCCACAAGCTTCCCGTACTATCCCTCGACATCTCCAGTGATAGCAAGCTGTGCGTCACGGTTTCCGCCGACAAGAATGTCAAGATCTGGGGTCTAGACTTTGGTGATTGTCACAAATCCATCTTTGCCCACAACGAGAGCATCATGGGTGTCTGCTTTGAGCACGGTATGCAAGGTGGCGGGCTGATGGGTGGTCGACACGGTGAATCGCACCACTTCTGGACGGTGGGAAAGGACGGACTACTAAAGCACTGGGATGGCGATAATTTCCAGATGATCCAGCAGCTGGAAGGCCATCATGGAGAAGTTTGGGCGGTGGCACCGGGACATACGGGTAAATTGGTGGTTACGGCGGGAGCGGATAGGAGTATCAGGACATGGGAAAAGACGGATGAGCCTTTGTTCTTGGAGGAAGAGAGGGAAAGGGAGATGGAAAGGGCGTTTGAGAGTGCCGGGCAGAGCACAAGGGACGATGAACGCGCAATTGGCGAGTTAGCAGACGGAGCCGACCCTGATGCTGCGGCTACTGCGGGTGCAAGTGGACCGGAAGCCACGGCCGTGTCCAAAAGCACCCGCGAGACAATGATGGCAGGAGAACGCCTAGTGGAAGCGCTGGAAACGGCAGATGCAGACATCGCAGCGCGTACCGCCTCCCGCGCAGCAGGACAAGCCGAACCAGCCTACCACGCCCTCATCACAGCCGAGTTCGAATCCTCCCACTCGCGTTCGACCGTCGACGAAGACATCTCTGCTCAGAAATATGTCCTCCGCGTGGTCGAAAAGATTCTCCCTGCCCAACTGGACGATGCTCTCCTCGTGCTGCCCTTCGACAAAGTCGTCTCGCTGCTTACATACCTCGACTATTGGGCACGCAAAGAATGGAGCATACCACTTGTCTCCCGTATCCTCTTTTTCCTGCTGCGAAcgcatcatcatcaaatCGTCGCCAACCGAGTCATGCGTCCTAccttgctcgatctcaaGTCTCACCTCAAACAAGCGTTGGCAACACAGAAGGCCACAATAGGGTTCAATCTGGCCGCGTTGAAGTTCATCAAGGCGCAACATATTGcggccaagacgagcgagatTTACGAACGGCAAGGGCTGGATgtcgacgaagaagagatCAAGAGGAGGATCGAAGCTAATGCTGCTAGGAAGAGAAAGATTCGGGTTGCTTAA
- a CDS encoding uncharacterized protein (related to myo-inositol transporter) encodes MADPAGQGVDVSDAANGPTRKRKPDQLANLDRYNFLRPSRGGNDDDDAAEEEDELLPLDHSELSSASYLARLTGVACLGGLQFGWDTGIASGMLVAIHSDLGHELNEGEQELIVSATTVGAILGSIVAGRMADWLGRKKVMIGSGVLFLLGALEQAASQVVRELVLGRVLVGLGVGMASMVVPTYLAEVAPTKVRGRIVGINSLLVTGGQVIAYLIDAAFYNLPHGWRWMVLAGGVPAVLQLVGMIYLDESPRWLVARGRIIRARRVLQRIYPHASVHTIDNEIDRISRSMQGATQHDSVDPDACHTAVQQAEEVQHDLSATLGRVTAAPAQLTSTARQTTTRVKSKLDMLLQDRTHRRALLIACVLQFFQQATGANSLLYYSSRLLMMAGFVVNPNAAAIGIAIANFGGTVIAVRYIDSWGRRKLLLYTTAAMTLCLALVAIGFSQIDLGPVTGTSEQGEPVSTSWPYWTLVFMIMFTLSYALGLGIVPWLVQSEIFSGQVRGVGAGLATATNWSTNLLISSTFLHLVKLIHPQGCFALFSAVSALSCAFTYWLLPETAGVSLNDVSGALPSTDRPGTHAHAAQAYQAIPSTEDADALE; translated from the coding sequence ATGGCCGACCCAGCTGGTCAGGGTGTGGACGTAAGCGATGCTGCGAACGGACCTACGAGAAAAAGAAAGCCAGACCAGCTAGCCAATCTGGACCGATACAACTTTCTGCGCCCCTCAAGAGGCGGtaacgatgacgatgacgcggcagaagaggaggatgagCTCCTCCCACTGGACCACTCGGAGCTCAGTTCGGCTAGCTACCTAGCACGGCTCACTGGTGTAGCCTGTCTCGGCGGTCTCCAGTTTGGCTGGGATACGGGAATCGCGAGCGGAATGCTTGTTGCGATCCATTCCGATCTGGGACACGAGCTGAACGAGGGAGAGCAGGAACTGATCGTAAGCGCTACGACGGTCGGAGCGATTCTTGGATCCATTGTTGCCGGTAGGATGGCTGACTGGCTAGGCCGCAAAAAGGTGATGATCGGCAGCGGCGTCCTGTTTCTCCTCGGTGCGCTagagcaagcagcatcacAGGTGGTTAGAGAGCTCGTGCTCGGTAGAGTCCTCGTCGGTCTGGGTGTAGGCATGGCGAGCATGGTGGTGCCGACGTACCTGGCAGAAGTGGCGCCTACCAAGGTGCGCGGGAGGATCGTAGGAATCAACAGTCTTCTTGTCACAGGTGGTCAAGTGATTGCATACTTGATTGATGCAGCCTTTTACAACTTGCCTCACGGATGGAGATGGATGGTGCTGGCGGGCGGTGTCCCCGCCGTACTTCAGCTAGTCGGGATGATCTATTTGGACGAGTCTCCGCGCTGGCTCGTTGCGCGCGGTCGGATCATCCGAGCCCGAAGAGTGCTACAGCGCATCTATCCACATGCAAGTGTACATACGATCGATAACGAGATTGACCGCATATCGCGCAGTATGCAAGGCGCTACACAGCACGACTCGGTCGATCCAGATGCTTGCCACACAGCCGTTCAACAGGCAGAGGAGGTGCAACATGATTTGTCAGCAACGCTGGGCAGAGTTACCGCTGCTCCTGCACAGCTGACCTCGACAGCACGTCAGACGACGACACGTGTcaagagcaagctcgacatgctccTCCAAGATCGCACACATCGACGGGCGCTGTTGATTGCGTGTGTGCTGCAGTTTTTCCAACAGGCTACGGGAGCCAACAGTCTACTCTACTACTCATCGCGCTTGCTCATGATGGCCGGCTTTGTTGTCAACCCGAACGCCGCGGCGATCGGGATAGCGATTGCTAACTTTGGAGGAACGGTGATTGCGGTGCGGTACATAGATTCGTGGGGTCGCAGAAAGCTTTTGCTGTATACGACCGCGGCCATGACTTTGTGccttgcgctcgtcgccatcggATTCAGTCAGATCGATCTGGGGCCTGTCACTGGCACGTCCGAGCAGGGAGAACCTGTCTCCACTTCATGGCCCTATTGGACGTTGGTGTTTATGATCATGTTCACTCTCAGCTATGCATTGGGGCTCGGAATCGTGCCGTGGCTGGTACAGTCTGAGATTTTTTCCGGTCAAGTTCGCGGTGTGGGAGCAGGGTTGGCGACGGCAACCAACTGGAGCACGAATCTGTTGATATCCTCGACGTTtctgcatctcgtcaaACTGATACATCCACAAGGCTGTTTTGCGCTTTTCAGCGCGGTATCAGCACTCAGCTGCGCTTTTACTTACTGGCTGCTCCCCGAGACCGCTGGTGTCAGCTTGAACGACGTTTCGGGTGCTTTGCCCTCGACCGACCGTCCAGGCACGCACGCTCACGCTGCGCAGGCATATCAAGCGATTCCTTCGACAGAGGACGCGGATGCACTAGAGTAG